A region of the Cucurbita pepo subsp. pepo cultivar mu-cu-16 unplaced genomic scaffold, ASM280686v2 Cp4.1_scaffold000252, whole genome shotgun sequence genome:
ctaatactaaattattaaaaactttaaattaataaaaatactctttttaatttcataaaagtttaaaaaataaaccatcaataaataaaaatactctttttaattttataaaatttaaaaatatctttattataaaaaaattaaaaatttattacagTCAATGTATAGACGAAAATCGTCTACaaatactcataaattatctataaattttttaatattatttttaaaaatttataagtaattttgaaatgcagtaatcatattttaaaattttaaaattttaaaaaaaattaagaaaattcaaatataatatttaagtatttttgaaataaaagtaaaatttaatgatatttttaataatttaattaaaatattgaattattacaaatttaaaagcaGGAAGAACCAAAGAGCTTTAAAAGcctttaaaaatgaattttaagatGATACAAATAATATTGCCCTAATTCCACGAGTTTGAATGAAGACGAAGATGAAAACAGTAAGAAATTCCCAATTGATGTCTCAATAAATCGTTTGAATCATACTTCCCAGATTAATCCAGAGTTGAGTTCAGTCCAATTCGTTTAGCCTCTGAGTCACCGGCTCTCTCTCGCCGTCGCTACCACCGCCGGGGAGCGTTCGGAGCTTCTTCTCTCCCTCAGTTTCTCCCCAACCCATTGCTTACAACAGACCCACCTTGGTTCCCACTACAAACCCTGAAAAATGTCCGGCGGGTTTTTCCGGGTAATGATCGAAATGAACTTATAACTTAGTTTTCAGCTCGTTTCTTGGTTCTTTGTTTAATCCCAAACGAATCAGCGTGTTTCTGAATCCATGTGTTCTTGGCTGGGCGAGTGTTTAGGGGTTTGGGTCTTGATTGGACAAGTTCTTTTTAGTAGCTTTCATTATCATTGTGAAGTTGAAGAACTTCCCAActtattgttcttgtttataaattgttctttctcttgttAGATCAGAATTATCATTTCATGATTAATTTGTCTTAATTGTGGATTTTTCCTGTATGTTCTTGGtattttcttgaggttttTATGGACGTTTTTTACTAGGGTACGACTGCGGACCAAGACACTCGTTTTTCAAACAAGCAAGCAAAGCTGCTGAAGTCACAGAAGTTCCCTGCTGAACTAGACCAACTGGTTCgttgttttcatcttcaaattattatgttGTGGTAATTGCAATTGAGTGAAATGTTAATCCGTACTGCTATGAATGTTAAACCATTTTAAGGGTTAATTAGTAATTCTTAAGCACGAGTGATGTGTCTTAGGTTGATACGACAAAGGTGAAGATGGACGTTATCAGGCCGTGGATTGCTACGAGGGCGACTGAGCTTCTTGGGTttgaagatgaagttcttatTAACTTCATATATGGCCTTTTGGATAGCAAGgtaattaaaagatttttacTGTAGAATTGCTATTATTACTTGAGTTCGATAATTGTAAGGTGGGATATCGAACCATCAATGCTTAAGATGGTAATAAGTACGGAGCTATTCTTGTGTTCTCTCAgattttcttattataattGCATTATGTGATATATGGTCTAATATGGAACCAACCCAAGAGAAAGTTTTGATActaaatgataaggaatcactataAGNTAAACACAAGAGAAAGTTTTGATActaaatgataaggaatcactataagggaagtaagattcagattactttgttgatcgaatatctcaaggcaagaacacttgtttgagattcgaatcactctacaagcaagattgatcatatcgagcttgaatgattctacatgcaaactaaactacatagaattgcaaagaaacttagccattggctaaaggaaAGCACAAAGGCTCCTTTTActacatcttttgataattttgacaacattttcttcccatcttCCCTGAAGTTTATGTtgcatgattgatgtcttggttcatatcatggTCGTTCCGTTATAAGGCTATTGAATGGTGGTTCGGCTCAAGACATACTACACTAGTGGCATGTGGCAGATGAATTGAGGCTGTCCCAGTTTACTAAAATGCATACTCTATAGAAATGGTTTAAGCTGTACTGTTCAATTTGCATCAATTAACTGCTTTGGTACAGGAAGTAAATGGGAAGGAAGTTCAAATACAACTCACTGGGTTCATGGAAAAGAACACTGTGAAGTTTATGAAAGAGCTTTGGACACTACTTCTAAGTGCCCAGAAGAACGCCAGTGGTGTACCTCAACAATTTTTGGATgccaaggaagaagaaattaggaagaagaaggtttcTAGATTTCGTTAAGTTTTATTGTACGGCTAGTAGTTACGTGGATTGCTCGGTGTCTTTCAATTGATTAGTTCTCTTTGATTATTATAGGCAGAGACAGATTTTCTTGCAAATGAAATtcagaaaaagagagagaaggaacaTAAAGAAATTGAGGAGCAGAGATCAAAGAATATGGTAAGTTGTTTATTTATGTTGGAGTtgtaattgattgaaattggTTTTTGGTCATAACTTTTCTCTGTATTTCCTCTGGCATTCAGCTAGCTTCTGCAATTATTTGGGTTCATGTCCTTTACCTCGAACTACTGTAGGACGATGGGGCTGAAAAGGTGGCCGATTTTGTATTGGAGCCTACGTCAATGAATCGTTCAGAGGACGAGGAAGAGGCTGAAAAGAGTAATGGTGTTAGGGGAAGAAGCAGGTAATGACTTGTGATAAACTGATTTTCAGATTTAGTGTGATGCTTTATTTTTGTACCGGTTAAGATATGATGGAGAAgcatttttgtgagatcctgcgtcggttggggaggagaacgaaacattctttataagggtgtggaaacctctccctagcagatgcgttttaaaaccttgaggggaagcctagaaggaattgcccaaagaggacaatatctgctagtggagctgttacaaatggtattagagccagacatcgggtggtgtgccagcaaggacgctgagcttcgaaggggggtagacatcaggtggtgtgccagcgaggacattggggCTTGAGAGACGGGGGAGgggggggatggattgtgagatcccacgttggttggggaggagaacgaaacattctttataagtgtgtaaAAACCTATAAGTGTgtgagaacgaaatatttatGTGTACTATGGTGCTTTTCAGAATCTCCTAGTTGTACTAATGCTTTtgtcctatttttttttagtgatgGACACAAGTCAAGGAGCATGTCTCGATCACCTCAACGGCTACGAGACTCCTTTTCGCAAGAAAGATTATCTATTAGCCCACGTCGTAGGGACCATCGTGATTCATCCTCTCCTCGACATAGATCATCTGATTCAAGAAGGTCTAGATCTACTTCACATCGTAAATCTCTTTCTCCAGTAGTGCATCAGTTGCGGTCTCCTTCTCAACATAGTTCACCATCTCCTCATTGTAAATCACCACATCAACTATCTTCGTCTGGGCAACGTCGATCATCGTCACCTGCACAACGAAGGTCACCATCACTTGATAAGCATAATAGATCACCATCACCATCTGAGCATTGCAGGTCACTATCACCAATTAGACACAGTCGTTTGCCTTCACCTGCTCGACGTCGTAGATCACCATCTCCTGAATGGCGTCGTAGATCACCATCTCCTGAATGGCGTCGTAGATCACCATCTCCTGAATGGCGTCGTAGATCACCATCACCAAAATGGAGTCGTAGGTCACCATCACCAAGACGACGTCGTAGGTCACCATCACCAAGACGACGTCGTAGGTCTCCATCACCAAGACGACGTCGTAGGTCTCCATCACCAAGACGGCGTCACAGGTCTCCATCACCTGTACGACGCCAAAGGTCACCAACTCCTGTACGACGCCGAAGGTCACCAACTCCTGTACGACGTCGAAGGTCACCAACTCCTGTACGACGTCGATGGTCACCATCTCCAATACGAAGTCGAAGGTCACCATCGTCGCCGCGTCATTACAGGTCACCATCTCCACACCGTCGCAAATCACCTTCCCTTGTGCGTCGTCATAGATCGCCATCTCCAGCACACTACCGGAGATCGCCCTCACCTATTAAACGCCACCCATCTCGTTCTCCAAGGCAACGCTCTATGTCACCTTCATCCTCACCAATACAGAAATGGGATAGGCCATCACCACATGATCATCACATAACACCCTCTCCTCTAGAACGTAGATCTCCATCATCTCCAGCACGTCTCAAGAGATCAAGCCTTTCTCAACATAGATCCATTTCACCATATGATCGGAGTTATTCATCAAAGGAGCGGGGAAACCGATCGCCTGTCAAAGTAAAATCTCCCAGGGTCAGAACCAGGTACTTCTCTTTTCCTGTATTAAGCTTGCATCCTGTGTGATGGTTTCTACCTACTTAGCTGCATGTTATTAATCTGTTGATCAAAACTGCTAGATGGTAAGAGTACTAGCCATCTATAGAACAGTAAATCTGCAGGCTGCTGTTGAAACTTTTTAGTTCTTGAATTTGTGAATTAATTTAACTTGATCTTTAGTGTTGAGATCCTTAGAAACTTTTACTATTTGTTTGGCTCATATGATTGTGATTTGCTTTGCTGGGTTTTTGTgttgtcccacgttggttggggaggagaacaaaccaccatttataaaggtgtggaaaccttcctctagcagacgcattttaaagccttgaggggaagcccgaaagggaaagccagcccaaaaaggacaatatctgctagcggtggatctgggtcgttacaaatggtattcgagccagacactggacgatgtactagccttcttgctgttccccgaaggggggtagacatgaggcggtgtgcaagtaaggacgctgggccccaaagggggtggatttgggggcagtcccacatcgattggaggaaggaaagagtgtcagcaaggacgctgggccccgaagaggggtggattgtgatgtcccccattggttggggaggagaacaaaccaccatttataagggtgtggaaaccttcccctagcagatgcattttaaagccttgaggggaagcccgaaagggaaagcccgaaagggaaagccagcccaaaaaggacaatatatgctagcggtggatctgggtcgttacagttttATTCATCTGTTTTATGATAAGTTCAGAGTGTTAGTTTATGGACTTGCCCCTGATTCTTTggaatttagaaagaaatatcAGGAACTAAGGATCCTTGTAGAAGGGTATTCTGTTATTTTAATCGTTTATACGTGAAATTACAGGCCTGTTactcttgtttttgttttatatttattttgtagtgATGAAAAAAGCTACTCACGCCGAGGTAAAGCCAAGGAAACTGAGGCTCGGACTGtcgaaaataataataaccggCGCGAGGTCTCAGATTCTGATATGGAGGAAGGCTATAAGCATAAAACCAGAAGTAAGGGTAGGAAAAGACACAGAAGATCAGACAAGAGTGACACTTCTTCGGAGAGAAGACATAGAAGATCAGACAGGAGTGACACTTCTTTAGAGAGAAGACACAGAAGATCAGACAGGCGCGACACTTCTTCGGAAGACAGCTATGATAGTGAATTGGAGAGGAAGGAGGCCCGGagaaggaaggaggaggagaggagGTGTTGGAAGGAGAAGAAGCGACAAAGACGTGAAGAGCATCGACGTAAAAAGGAAAAGCGGCGTGCTGAGAAGACGAAAGCTAAGACTTTCAGTTATGATTGCTCGGAAGAGTGTTGTCCGAGTGATAGTGCGTATGAGGCCGAGCAGAGAAGGTTAGAGGTCGAGTTGAGGAATAAGGCACTGGAAGCATTCAATGCAAGGAAAGGGAGAAGGCATAATAGATCTTCAGAATAGTCTTGTCCTTCCACATAAAAGGTATTGATAAATGGTGATTTCTTTGATGTTCATTTGAATGCAAACTCAGCACAGAGCTTGTTTTGGAGTTCTTTTAGAATGGCAGCCTTACCTTAGCTACTTACAGAAATCTTATCGAATCTTTAACTCAATGTTGCATAGACGTGTAAAAAGTTAAGTACACTAACTAAACACACACAGGAGTACGAgaacaaaacttaaaatttaatctaatttacATTTGTAATTAAGGTTTGGTAACGGTATCTCCACATTTCGACCAATAGGGAGAGGACCCTAGAGCGGATTTCCCCCTAACAGGATGACAAGAGACGACTTCCAGTAAGTGTTAGGGATGAGACGCCAGACATGAGCTTTGACGATATCAtcgatatttttattacataatttaaaaatgaatgaaatattataaaaaaaaaaaaaaaaaaatctatttgttatatttataatttttcaaaaatatctatcGGTATCTTACAAGCCTTGAAGAAATATCTGTTATCTAATGTTTTGAAGGTGCCCAATTTCCAGACGGTCGACATGTCGTTCGCGTTGGAATTTGGAATAGCCTGTGGCATCAAGCCGAAGCATAACGAGAAGGACGCAGACATCTGGAAGGGTCAAAATCCCAAGAGCAGCGACGGCTCAACTACGGAGCTTCCATTCAAATTCCCCATGGgatgattgaaatttcaaaGCCTTTCACGGAAACATAATTCTGTTCAATCCTTCCGTGATGTGGGCGCTTCGGACCCCCCAATATACCCAATACCCACCTTTGTCCCGCCGCCATTCTTCCGCTCATTCCCCTTCAAAACCCTCAATCTGCTCCGTCTCCTTAAACTCTTCAACCGCTGCAAATTCCAATAAGAATCAGTTGATTCAATCGCTGTGCAAACAGGGCAATCTAAAACAAGCCTTTTTGCTCCTCTCCCATGAATCCAATCCTACCCAACGGACGTGGGAGCTTTTAATCCTCTCCGCCGCTCGCCGGAACTCTCTTTCCGATGGCCTTGACGTCCATCGACGCCTCGTCGATGGGGGATTTGACCAAGATCCTTTCCTGGCCACCAAGCTTATCAATATGTTTTCCGAATTGGAATCTGTTGACAATGTACGTAAGGTGTTCGACAAAACGCGTAAGAGAACTATATTTGTTTGGAATGCGTTGTTTAGAGCTCTTGCGTTGGCGGGTCATGGAAAAGACGTACTGGAATTGTATGCCCAGATGAATATGATGGGAGTTCCTTCTGATAGGTTTACTTATACTTATTTGCTCAAAGCCTGTGCTGCTTCAGAGTGTTTGGTTTCATTTCTCCAGAAGGGTAAGGAAATTCATGCGCATATTTTGAGACATGGGTATGAAGCTCATGTTCATGCAATGACTACTATGGTGGATATGTACGCAAGGTTTGGGTGTGTTTCTTATGCAGGTGctgtgtttgatgaaatgcctGTGAGAAATGTGGTTTCTTGGAGTGCTATGATTGCGTGCTATGCAAAGAATGGGAAGCCATACGAAGCTTTGGAACTCTTTCGTGAGATGATGCTCAATACCCACGATACCGTGCCGAATTCCGTGACGATGGTCAGCGTACTCCAATCCTGTGCTGCTCTTTCTGCTCTGGAGCAAGGGAAGCTTATCCACGCTTACATTCTTAGGAGGGGTCTTGATTCAATCTTGCCAGTTATAAGTGCTCTTGTGACCATGTATGCAAGATGTGGTAAGCTTGAGTTAGGCCAACTAGTTTTTGACTTTATGCATAAGAGAGATGTTGTCATATGGAATTCCTTGATTTCGAGTTATGGAGTACACGGATATGGAAGAAAAGCAATCGAAATTTTCGAAGAGATGGTTGATCATGGAGTCTCACCCAGTTACATATCATTTGTAAGTGTTTTAGGTGCTTGCAGCCATGCCGGGCTTGTTGAAGAAGGGAAGGAGTTGTTTGAATCCATGGCAAAGAAACATGGTATACAGCCTGGTGAGGAGCACTATGCTTGTATGGTTGATCTTCTCGGGCGTGCGAATCGATTGGACGAAGCAGCCAAGATTGTAGAGGATCTGCGTATTGAACCAGGGCCAAAAGTATGGGGCTCTCTTCTTGGTGCCTGTAGGATTCATTGTCATGTCGAGCTAGCTGAACGAGCAAGCAAAAGGCTTTTCGAGCTCGAACCTACGAATGCCGGGAATTATGTACTTCTAGCTGATGTTTATGCAGAAGCTAACATGTGGGATGAGGTAAAGAGAGTTAGAAAACTACTTGATTCCCGCGAACTACGAAAGGTCCCGGNAGCTCGAACCTACGAATGCCGGGAATTATGTACTTCTAGCTGATGTTTATGCAGAAGCTAACATGTGGAATGAGGTAAAGAGAGTTAGAAAACTACTTGATTCCCGCGAACTACGAAAGGTCCCAGGTAGAAGTTGGATCGAAGTACGAAGGAAGATCTATTCATTTACATCTGTTGATGAGTTTTATCCACAGGCAGAGCAGCTCCATGCCCTGTTAATGAATTTGTCAAATGAGATGAAGCAAAGAGGGTATACCCCACATACTAAAGTGGTGCTGTATGATCTTGatgaggaagaaaaggaaaggattGTGTTGGGTCATAGCGAAAAGCTCGCAGTTGCTTTTGGACTCATCAATACAAGCAAGGGGGACACCATAAGGATATCTAAGAACCTGAGGTTATGTGAAGATTGCCATTCTTTCACAAAATTCATCTCCAAGTTTGCTGATATCGAGATTATGGTTCGAGATGTGAATCGCTTCCACCATTTCAAGGACGGAGTTTGCTCGTGTGGAGATTATTGGTAGGTTGTATACTTGCAAATCCTTGccttattctttgtttttgctaGTACCATTATGATAATCACAGGTGATGCAACAGTTCTATTGGGCAGCTACATAGACATAGTTGAACACTTTCACACACcttgaaaattgatttcttGAGGCCTGTAGTTTTATTGAGACGTCCTCTAGAGAAAATGCGAAAGAAAATGCATCATTTTGATGTGAAATTGAACCTCCCTTGGGGAAAAGCCTTCTATTTCTGCCTCCCTCTGCTCTTTCACCGTCCGGGCTACCTTTCCTGCCTATGCTATGCTCCCCCGGTGCAGGCCTACCACGCTTCGCGCCTGCAGTGTTTTTCCCATATGATCTTTGCCAGTAGTATCATCCTCCCCATTGACTGTATAAGCAGATTGCTACTCACTATTGCGTTCCGGTAGGCTATGGATTATAGGAACAAATGTAGTTGAATGAGACCGCAGGCGGGTGCTATAAAATGACTTTCAATCTCTCGggctaaaaagaaaaaagaatttccaTATCACTTTTAGGGACACCCTTCTCTTCTTTGAAGTTATCCTTCTTTGACGACTCCCTCTATTTTCATTCTGGTCATGGTACATATAGAGAACGGTACGATTCCTCTTAGAAAGACACCTTTGCGAAACCTTCCCCACCATATATGGGTGAAATCAAACCTCAAACTCCATTCATGTATGACTTATTTAAGGCGTCCTAGTAAACTAAAGCATGCATTTTTTTCAACTAACTTTTACTTGAATATTGAATTAAACCAAAAGGTTAGTGTCCTAGGAATTGGAATAACCTTGTAATTGTAACTTTTGGTTCTTGGCTTAGGCTGTGTTCTGTTATTTGCTTGTTCTGTTATTTGCTTTTAATGAATAGGTATAGTCTCTTGTATTTTGGTAATGAAAGAAGACAATGGAATCTCCTCGATTTTAGGCTATATCGATGTGAGAAAAACCCTGTCCTCGAACAAGTGATGTACATAAATGTTCGTTGGTGGGTAAGAATAAGCGTGAGTTTGGAACGACTTTCAAGTACTTAAAAGTTGTTTACAAGTCGTTCAAAAGTCGTCCCAAATGAATCTTATGAGACAGGAGGTTTCTTTTCTGAAGATCTTTGCTCCTCCTTTTGGAGGATTGGTTTCTTTTATGAAAATCTTTTGATCGGCTTCCTCCTTTTGGAggattgatttttgttttgaaaatctTTCGATCAGGTTCATCCTTTTGGAGgattggtttcttttttgaagatcTTTCTATCACCTCCTCCATTggattgatttcttttctgaAGATCTTTCGATCAGCTTCCTCCTTTTGGAGGATTGGTTACGAATGGTCGCTCAAGatctttttgttataaaattgaCAGAAGATGCCAAAAGGGATTTAGAGAAAAAGACGTTTGCATTCAATATTTGTCTTCAAATGAAGTATACTATTCTATCTCCATTGCTCTATCGAGTAGGTTTAatgagaacgaatcatttttGGTTCTTTGAAGTCTCATTTGAAGAATCGTTTTCTACAATTCGTGGTTCGTGTTGTGTGAGTCTTGTTGAACTTTTTGTTCTAgactttcttcaatttattatGGGTTTAGTTCTTCAGTTTAATTCTATTAATcagaaaattcaattttatgtgaattattttgaaagattaattttattaCCTACATCATTGTAATATTATGGGAATTTATTAAACTATTCCAAAGTTTTAAGAAAACGCATCATATTCTATACGATACCACTATTTTTATAACTCAACGtcatacatatttttatttcattttaacaaaaattttaaaaagaatagtttttctaaacaattttaaaattcttgacaaaaataaaataaaaaaattagttacaTAATAAATTCGGTTTAACCTAATAATTACAATTAGCTTAATTacatcataataataataataataatagcttaatgaatttatgatttacattaaacataattaaagatattcacacctttttcaaattttaccattataatctcataaattttagaaataatttcatgaattttttttcttttttaaaaagtttttaactaaaaaaataacataaatttattaatattattcacgtttgtaataatttatataatttttattaatatccttccacttttaaaaaaaaataaaaaatatatctttatctttaaaaaagatttataaaattttaaaaataaattaacttttttttacgGGATAAAAACGTACCTCATAAATTAtcaataaacatttttatgttattttaaaaattttatgagtatttttgaaatatggtttctttattttattttatttttaagttgaaatatattttttaaaacttttataaaagtttaagtATATTAATGagaattttgataaaaatgatatttttgaaatattgggtattttttaatttattttataaaatgaagaaagcgAAAAAGTTTTAAGAGCGGTGGCTTGGGAGCCTGCAACGTGCTCAAACATGGACGGAGAGggagggggagagagagagcacatggaaatggaagaaaaaggcAAATTGAGATTTACATATATTGTAAACCATAAACCTTCAGATTCTATTGCTTTCTCTTCCCTCCATTCATGGCTGAGCTTCTTGAATCTGCCTGGCGGGTATtgctttctcttcctctcttcttaatcttcttctttccgTCTTagatttgttcttcattttctaaacTTCTGTTCGCTGTCAAACTGGCTTTTGATGTCGTAGTGTTGCTCTTTTGAATTTTACTCTTCTACTTGTTACATTGCCCTaattttggggtttttttgTGGTGAAATTCATCTTCTGCAGTTGATTTGAATTAGGATCTTGATGTTTAGAGCTAATGGCTTCCATGTGTTGTGGCGCTCTGATGGAGTTATGGATGCCATTTTTTcagaattttgttttgttttccaattGGAgtgaattttggttttttctttttttgaaatgtgatggtttttgtgagatcacacGGTCGATTGAGGAAGGAAACATTTCTTAccaggtgtggaaatctctccctattaGACATGCTTTAAAACTTTGAGTGGAAGCTCTacaagggaaagcctaaataggagaatatttgctagtggtggacttgaactGCGAgctatgtgccagcgaggacgctggacctcaaaggggtggattgtgagatcacataagttggagaggggagtgaaacattccttataagggtgtggaaatctcttcctagtagatgtgttttaaagtcttgagaggaagcctaaaagggaaaatccaaataggacaatatttgctagtggtgggacaaatggtatcagagccagacactgggcggtgtgctaggGAGGACGATGGACCCCCAAAGAGGTGAATTGCGAGatcacacattggttggagagggaaacgaaacatttcttataagggtgtggaaatctcttcctagtagacacgttttaaaactgtgaggggaagctcagaaggaaaaacccaaataggacaatatttgctagcagtgggcttgaactattacaaatagtatcagagcgagaCATCGGatgatgtgccaacgaggacgctgggcctccaaggaggtggattctgagatcacacatcggttggagaggagaataaaaccttccttataaagatgtggaaatctctccctagtagac
Encoded here:
- the LOC111784643 gene encoding serine/arginine repetitive matrix protein 1-like isoform X1; the protein is MSGGFFRGTTADQDTRFSNKQAKLLKSQKFPAELDQLVDTTKVKMDVIRPWIATRATELLGFEDEVLINFIYGLLDSKEVNGKEVQIQLTGFMEKNTVKFMKELWTLLLSAQKNASGVPQQFLDAKEEEIRKKKAETDFLANEIQKKREKEHKEIEEQRSKNMDDGAEKVADFVLEPTSMNRSEDEEEAEKSNGVRGRSSDGHKSRSMSRSPQRLRDSFSQERLSISPRRRDHRDSSSPRHRSSDSRRSRSTSHRKSLSPVVHQLRSPSQHSSPSPHCKSPHQLSSSGQRRSSSPAQRRSPSLDKHNRSPSPSEHCRSLSPIRHSRLPSPARRRRSPSPEWRRRSPSPEWRRRSPSPEWRRRSPSPKWSRRSPSPRRRRRSPSPRRRRRSPSPRRRRRSPSPRRRHRSPSPVRRQRSPTPVRRRRSPTPVRRRRSPTPVRRRWSPSPIRSRRSPSSPRHYRSPSPHRRKSPSLVRRHRSPSPAHYRRSPSPIKRHPSRSPRQRSMSPSSSPIQKWDRPSPHDHHITPSPLERRSPSSPARLKRSSLSQHRSISPYDRSYSSKERGNRSPVKVKSPRVRTSDEKSYSRRGKAKETEARTVENNNNRREVSDSDMEEGYKHKTRSKGRKRHRRSDKSDTSSERRHRRSDRSDTSLERRHRRSDRRDTSSEDSYDSELERKEARRRKEEERRCWKEKKRQRREEHRRKKEKRRAEKTKAKTFSYDCSEECCPSDSAYEAEQRRLEVELRNKALEAFNARKGRRHNRSSE
- the LOC111784643 gene encoding serine/arginine repetitive matrix protein 1-like isoform X2, with protein sequence MDVIRPWIATRATELLGFEDEVLINFIYGLLDSKEVNGKEVQIQLTGFMEKNTVKFMKELWTLLLSAQKNASGVPQQFLDAKEEEIRKKKAETDFLANEIQKKREKEHKEIEEQRSKNMDDGAEKVADFVLEPTSMNRSEDEEEAEKSNGVRGRSSDGHKSRSMSRSPQRLRDSFSQERLSISPRRRDHRDSSSPRHRSSDSRRSRSTSHRKSLSPVVHQLRSPSQHSSPSPHCKSPHQLSSSGQRRSSSPAQRRSPSLDKHNRSPSPSEHCRSLSPIRHSRLPSPARRRRSPSPEWRRRSPSPEWRRRSPSPEWRRRSPSPKWSRRSPSPRRRRRSPSPRRRRRSPSPRRRRRSPSPRRRHRSPSPVRRQRSPTPVRRRRSPTPVRRRRSPTPVRRRWSPSPIRSRRSPSSPRHYRSPSPHRRKSPSLVRRHRSPSPAHYRRSPSPIKRHPSRSPRQRSMSPSSSPIQKWDRPSPHDHHITPSPLERRSPSSPARLKRSSLSQHRSISPYDRSYSSKERGNRSPVKVKSPRVRTSDEKSYSRRGKAKETEARTVENNNNRREVSDSDMEEGYKHKTRSKGRKRHRRSDKSDTSSERRHRRSDRSDTSLERRHRRSDRRDTSSEDSYDSELERKEARRRKEEERRCWKEKKRQRREEHRRKKEKRRAEKTKAKTFSYDCSEECCPSDSAYEAEQRRLEVELRNKALEAFNARKGRRHNRSSE